In Nocardia asteroides, the following proteins share a genomic window:
- a CDS encoding winged helix DNA-binding domain-containing protein: MLEVGWDQVFAWRLDRQFIAKPTAAGVPAIAGRLAGVQAQVASAAETAVAVRGDQPVADAVGAALGSGALVKTWAMRGTLHAMVPEQAAAALSLIGSARTWEKPSWQKTFGATPDQVAALVEVVSAILAEQALTREELVDAVLAEPGFAHLGEQLRSGWGAVLKPLAWQGALCHGPARGTKVTFTSPARLVSGWTGLPSPEAAAPTLISAYLGAYGPASPEVFDAWLSRNSLRKTVVRGWFAEMGDALTQVDVAGRTGWIPTEYADDLAAATLDGSVHLLGPFDQYVLGPGTADTVLLPAEHRAKVSRTAGWISPLIVLNGRIAGTWERVENTVELSMFGGERLPKRALSTALDRLAAALGAPGLTAREA, encoded by the coding sequence CGCCAGTTCATCGCGAAACCCACGGCAGCCGGTGTGCCCGCCATCGCGGGCCGACTGGCCGGCGTGCAGGCACAGGTCGCCTCGGCCGCCGAAACCGCCGTCGCCGTGCGCGGTGATCAGCCGGTGGCGGACGCGGTCGGCGCAGCGCTCGGCTCGGGCGCGCTGGTGAAGACGTGGGCGATGCGTGGCACGTTGCACGCGATGGTGCCCGAGCAGGCCGCGGCGGCGCTGTCGCTGATCGGTTCGGCGCGCACCTGGGAGAAGCCGTCCTGGCAGAAGACCTTCGGCGCCACCCCGGATCAGGTGGCCGCCCTGGTGGAGGTGGTGTCGGCCATTCTGGCCGAACAGGCGCTGACCCGGGAGGAACTCGTCGACGCGGTCCTGGCCGAACCCGGCTTCGCCCATCTCGGCGAACAGTTGCGATCCGGGTGGGGAGCGGTGCTCAAGCCGCTGGCCTGGCAGGGCGCGCTCTGCCACGGCCCGGCGCGCGGCACCAAGGTCACCTTCACGAGTCCGGCGCGGCTGGTGTCCGGCTGGACCGGGCTGCCGTCGCCCGAGGCGGCCGCGCCGACCCTGATCAGCGCCTATCTCGGCGCGTACGGCCCGGCCTCGCCGGAGGTCTTCGACGCCTGGCTCAGCCGCAACAGCCTGCGCAAGACCGTCGTGCGCGGCTGGTTCGCCGAGATGGGGGACGCGCTGACCCAGGTCGACGTGGCGGGACGCACCGGCTGGATCCCCACCGAATACGCCGACGACCTCGCCGCGGCCACCCTCGACGGCAGTGTCCACCTGCTCGGCCCGTTCGATCAGTACGTCCTCGGTCCCGGCACCGCCGACACCGTGCTGCTGCCCGCCGAGCACCGCGCGAAGGTCAGCCGGACCGCCGGGTGGATCTCGCCGCTGATCGTGCTGAACGGGCGGATCGCGGGGACCTGGGAGCGGGTCGAGAACACCGTGGAGCTGTCGATGTTCGGTGGCGAGCGGCTGCCGAAGCGGGCGCTGTCGACAGCGCTGGATCGTCTCGCCGCGGCCCTCGGCGCGCCCGGCCTCACCGCGCGAGAGGCCTGA
- a CDS encoding NAD(P)H-dependent amine dehydrogenase family protein has translation MIPTIVWGTGNVGRAAIRAVAAHPALELTGVLVHNPDKVGRDAGALAGLDYGLGVAATDDIDALLATGPRAVVYAASGEIRPDDALADVVRAIRAGAVVVTPALYALYDPRNAPAELRDPVLAAIAEGGGSLFVSGVDPGWGNDVLPLLISGLAATVDVVRCQEIFDYTTYDQPDSVRYLVGMGQPMDYPAPMLLPSVPTMVWGGQIRLMARALGVELDEIRETMDRRALDATVQTVQMGGFEAGTQGAVRFEVQGIVDGEPRIVVEHVTRIHPDCAPDWPTPPDGDGAHRVIIEGSPRIEVSVEATDEGGNRSAGGNATAVGRLVNAIDWLADAEPGLYDALDVPLRAAVGKLGRKTA, from the coding sequence ATGATCCCCACGATCGTCTGGGGCACCGGCAACGTAGGCCGTGCGGCCATCCGTGCCGTCGCTGCCCACCCGGCGCTGGAACTCACGGGGGTGCTGGTGCACAACCCCGACAAGGTCGGCCGTGACGCCGGTGCGCTCGCCGGCCTCGACTACGGGCTGGGGGTGGCGGCCACCGACGACATCGACGCGCTGCTCGCCACCGGGCCCCGCGCGGTCGTCTACGCGGCCTCCGGGGAGATCCGCCCCGACGACGCGCTCGCCGATGTCGTGCGCGCGATCCGCGCCGGCGCCGTCGTCGTCACGCCCGCCCTCTATGCCCTCTACGACCCGCGCAACGCGCCCGCCGAGCTCCGCGACCCGGTGCTGGCCGCGATCGCCGAGGGCGGCGGCTCGCTGTTCGTCTCCGGAGTCGATCCCGGCTGGGGCAACGATGTGCTGCCACTGTTGATCAGCGGCCTGGCCGCCACCGTCGATGTGGTGCGCTGCCAGGAGATCTTCGACTACACCACCTACGACCAGCCCGACTCGGTGCGCTATCTGGTCGGCATGGGCCAGCCGATGGACTACCCTGCGCCGATGCTGCTGCCGTCGGTGCCGACCATGGTGTGGGGCGGGCAGATCCGGCTGATGGCCAGGGCGCTCGGGGTCGAGCTCGACGAGATCCGCGAGACCATGGACCGGCGTGCGCTCGATGCGACCGTGCAGACGGTGCAGATGGGCGGGTTCGAGGCGGGCACGCAGGGCGCGGTGCGGTTCGAGGTGCAGGGCATCGTCGACGGTGAGCCGCGCATCGTCGTCGAGCATGTCACCCGCATCCACCCCGATTGTGCCCCGGACTGGCCGACACCCCCCGACGGCGACGGCGCGCACCGGGTGATCATCGAGGGCTCGCCCCGCATCGAGGTCAGTGTCGAGGCCACCGACGAGGGTGGCAATCGGTCGGCGGGCGGCAACGCCACGGCGGTGGGCCGTCTGGTGAACGCGATCGACTGGCTGGCCGACGCCGAGCCCGGCCTCTACGACGCACTCGATGTGCCGCTGCGGGCCGCGGTCGGCAAACTCGGAAGGAAAACAGCATGA
- a CDS encoding carboxymuconolactone decarboxylase family protein: MIIDIPEGKDPIGYVWGEMVPGIGVAAAAFSLSVYEHSTLGLREFEAARLRIAQINGCLFCQDWRTERDGKKVEPEFADAVTNWRTTELFDDRARLAAEYAERYATDHHSLDDEFWARMFEHYSQTEVVELSMSIGSWLAFGRLNRVLGLDTVCVLPGH; the protein is encoded by the coding sequence ATGATCATCGACATTCCCGAGGGCAAGGACCCGATCGGCTACGTGTGGGGCGAGATGGTGCCGGGTATCGGTGTCGCCGCCGCCGCGTTCTCGCTGTCGGTGTACGAGCACTCGACGCTGGGCTTGCGCGAATTCGAGGCGGCCCGGCTGCGGATCGCCCAGATCAACGGGTGCCTGTTCTGTCAGGACTGGCGCACCGAACGCGACGGCAAGAAGGTCGAACCGGAGTTCGCCGACGCGGTCACCAACTGGCGCACCACCGAACTGTTCGACGACCGGGCGCGCCTGGCCGCCGAATACGCCGAGCGCTACGCCACCGACCACCACAGCCTCGACGACGAGTTCTGGGCCAGAATGTTCGAGCACTACAGCCAGACCGAGGTGGTGGAGCTGAGCATGAGCATCGGTTCCTGGCTCGCGTTCGGCCGGCTCAACCGGGTGCTCGGCCTGGACACCGTCTGCGTGCTGCCCGGTCACTGA
- a CDS encoding NUDIX hydrolase, producing MVDSPVRQLIDTVAWVLIEDGRILCARPRGKDVFFIPGGKREGAETDVQTLVREVSEELSVHLTPESAKHVGTYEAAISDGHPTLVRMACYTADYRGVLTASSEIEALAWFGYGDRDLVPPVDQLLFDDLAAAGSLR from the coding sequence GTGGTTGATTCTCCGGTACGGCAGCTGATCGACACGGTGGCCTGGGTCCTGATCGAGGACGGGCGCATCCTGTGCGCCCGCCCGCGCGGCAAGGACGTGTTCTTCATCCCCGGCGGAAAACGCGAGGGTGCCGAAACCGACGTGCAGACCCTCGTCCGCGAGGTCAGCGAGGAGCTGAGCGTGCACCTCACCCCGGAGAGCGCGAAGCACGTCGGCACCTATGAGGCGGCGATCTCCGACGGTCACCCGACGCTGGTCCGGATGGCCTGCTACACCGCCGACTACCGGGGTGTCCTCACCGCCAGCAGCGAGATCGAGGCGCTGGCCTGGTTCGGCTACGGCGACCGCGACCTGGTCCCACCCGTGGACCAGCTGCTCTTCGACGATTTGGCCGCGGCGGGTTCGCTACGGTGA
- a CDS encoding pyridoxamine 5'-phosphate oxidase family protein yields MSTPSPDDWTEIRTIVARAQRSTGHFAVASVDATGAPTITPIGTLFLRTDRTGYFFDHYTTALTRNVDADARICLMAVDSGRTYWFRSLLTARFAAPPGVRLYGTAGPRRPATAAERDTVRRRVRPLRALRGGKLLWSDLTHVRDITFTGFRLVRYPVMMPANTPPDRHFD; encoded by the coding sequence GTGAGCACCCCATCACCCGACGACTGGACCGAAATCCGCACGATCGTCGCCAGGGCACAACGCTCGACCGGGCATTTCGCCGTCGCCTCCGTCGACGCCACAGGCGCCCCGACCATCACCCCCATCGGCACGCTGTTCCTGCGCACAGACCGCACCGGCTACTTCTTCGACCACTACACGACCGCCCTGACCCGCAACGTCGACGCGGATGCGCGAATATGCCTGATGGCAGTCGATTCCGGCCGTACCTACTGGTTCCGGTCGCTGCTGACCGCCCGCTTCGCCGCACCGCCCGGCGTACGCCTCTACGGCACCGCAGGTCCACGCCGGCCTGCCACTGCCGCAGAGCGGGACACCGTACGTCGGCGGGTGCGGCCACTCCGCGCACTACGGGGCGGCAAGCTGCTCTGGTCCGACCTCACCCACGTCCGCGACATCACCTTCACCGGTTTCCGGCTGGTGCGGTACCCGGTGATGATGCCCGCGAACACGCCACCGGACCGGCACTTCGATTGA
- a CDS encoding MFS transporter, with product MKSAVAARAADPRAVLAVVSTGVLLSSLDLFIVNVALPAMATDLGGGLAGLSWVLNLYAIVFAALLVPAGRLGDRYGNRPVFLLGLAVFVLGSALCAVAWNVPALIGFRAIQAVGCALLTPSSLALVLAATPAERRAGAVRLWVAFGGLGAALGPVVGGLLVELDWRWVFLVNVPIGVAALLIGLRVLPSPPADRGPLPDLLGATALIGAVGAFILALVQGPDWGWTSAGVLGAFAAAVALGAVFAVSSARHPSPVVDPALLRAPNFSLASANSLVFQIAFAGMLLSITLWAQTVWDWSALRTGLAIAPGPLIVPFVAIAAGRLIARVGPGPVIAAGGLAFGAGLLWWARAATLTPDYPSGILGGMLLTGLGVGLTLPTAFAAGAGTLPPPRFATGSAVLSMSRQLGLAIGVALLVALLGTPTTPESILDAFHRAWYATAAVAVLAGLLGLGIRQTPAPATEQLI from the coding sequence GTGAAATCCGCTGTCGCCGCCCGCGCCGCCGACCCGCGAGCCGTGCTCGCCGTGGTGTCCACGGGCGTGCTGCTGTCGAGCCTGGACCTGTTCATCGTCAATGTCGCCCTGCCCGCGATGGCCACCGACCTCGGTGGCGGGCTCGCGGGGCTGTCGTGGGTGCTCAACCTGTACGCGATCGTCTTCGCGGCCCTGTTGGTACCCGCCGGGCGCCTCGGCGACCGGTACGGCAATCGGCCGGTCTTCCTGCTCGGGCTGGCGGTGTTCGTGCTGGGTTCGGCGCTGTGCGCGGTGGCCTGGAACGTGCCCGCGCTCATCGGTTTCCGTGCGATCCAGGCGGTCGGATGCGCGCTGTTGACACCCTCGTCGCTGGCGCTGGTGCTGGCCGCGACACCGGCCGAGCGGCGTGCGGGCGCGGTGCGGTTGTGGGTCGCGTTCGGCGGGCTCGGAGCCGCGCTGGGCCCGGTAGTCGGCGGGCTGCTCGTCGAGCTCGACTGGCGCTGGGTGTTCCTGGTGAACGTGCCGATCGGTGTGGCGGCCTTGCTGATCGGCCTGCGGGTCCTGCCGTCGCCGCCCGCCGATCGGGGCCCGCTGCCTGATCTGCTGGGTGCCACGGCACTGATCGGTGCGGTCGGTGCGTTCATTCTGGCCTTGGTGCAGGGTCCGGACTGGGGGTGGACCTCGGCCGGGGTGCTCGGCGCGTTCGCCGCGGCTGTCGCACTGGGCGCCGTGTTCGCGGTGTCCTCGGCGCGTCATCCCAGTCCCGTGGTGGACCCGGCGCTGCTGCGCGCCCCGAATTTCAGCCTGGCGAGCGCCAATTCACTGGTCTTCCAGATCGCGTTCGCGGGCATGCTGCTCTCCATCACCCTGTGGGCGCAGACCGTGTGGGACTGGTCGGCGCTGCGGACCGGCCTGGCCATCGCCCCCGGCCCGCTGATCGTGCCGTTCGTGGCGATCGCGGCGGGCCGCCTCATCGCCCGCGTCGGCCCGGGTCCGGTGATCGCCGCCGGCGGACTCGCCTTCGGCGCGGGCCTGCTCTGGTGGGCCCGCGCCGCCACCCTCACCCCCGACTACCCGAGCGGCATCCTCGGCGGCATGCTGCTCACCGGCCTCGGCGTCGGCCTCACCCTCCCCACCGCCTTCGCCGCGGGCGCGGGCACCCTCCCGCCACCCCGCTTCGCCACCGGCTCGGCCGTCCTGAGCATGTCCCGCCAACTGGGCCTGGCCATCGGTGTGGCCCTCCTGGTCGCCCTCCTCGGCACCCCCACCACCCCCGAATCCATCCTCGACGCCTTCCACCGAGCCTGGTACGCCACCGCCGCCGTCGCCGTCCTGGCCGGCCTCCTCGGCCTGGGCATCCGCCAGACCCCCGCACCGGCCACCGAACAACTGATCTGA
- a CDS encoding thioesterase family protein, producing MMKLTGGLDARFALAATDSGWHAVVDDTWRGWSGPHGGTLGGLMIEVARRSCAHDHPVRAADIRFLGRPATGAFTLRATEKPVGRTTTVLDVVAEQDGAPVAAATVVLGAAGTSAIAAHTARPAPPVPAPEDCPLFQLPPEIVPVGAHFAIRPAAGPLPLSGADEAMMCAWITLEPALPVDAPSLAILADALPPGLFPLLTAPVAVPTVTLSLHLHAAVADLGAGPVLVRAVNVSTDAGWSVDDIDLWDRDGVLLASARQTRRVLG from the coding sequence ATGATGAAACTCACTGGCGGTCTCGATGCGCGATTCGCGCTCGCGGCCACCGACTCCGGCTGGCACGCCGTTGTCGACGACACCTGGCGCGGCTGGTCCGGCCCGCACGGCGGCACCCTCGGCGGGCTCATGATCGAGGTCGCCCGCCGCAGCTGCGCCCACGACCACCCGGTGCGGGCCGCCGACATCCGGTTCCTCGGTCGCCCCGCGACCGGGGCGTTCACGCTGCGCGCCACCGAGAAGCCGGTCGGGCGCACGACGACCGTCCTCGACGTCGTCGCCGAACAGGACGGCGCACCGGTCGCCGCGGCGACCGTCGTCCTCGGCGCGGCGGGCACCAGCGCGATCGCGGCCCACACCGCCCGTCCCGCACCCCCGGTCCCGGCGCCCGAGGACTGCCCGCTGTTCCAGCTACCCCCGGAAATCGTCCCCGTCGGCGCCCATTTCGCAATCCGGCCGGCCGCCGGTCCCCTGCCGCTCAGCGGCGCCGACGAAGCGATGATGTGCGCCTGGATCACCCTGGAACCCGCCCTGCCCGTCGACGCCCCGAGCTTGGCGATCCTCGCCGACGCATTGCCGCCCGGCCTGTTCCCGCTGCTCACCGCACCGGTCGCGGTGCCGACGGTCACGCTGTCACTGCACCTGCACGCCGCTGTGGCTGATCTCGGTGCCGGGCCCGTCCTCGTCCGGGCCGTCAATGTCAGCACCGATGCGGGCTGGTCGGTCGACGACATCGACCTCTGGGACCGCGACGGTGTCCTGCTCGCCAGTGCCCGCCAAACCCGCCGTGTCCTCGGCTGA
- a CDS encoding winged helix-turn-helix transcriptional regulator, translating into MRRTSFEDMNCSLAQCLEVVGEWWTLLIVRDALFGVTRFEDFRDRLGIARNVLTQRLDGLVEHGIMTREPYQDNPVRYDYRLTAKGRSLWQVVTAMRQWGDEWAAPDGPPVVAVHRGCGQVATVEPVCSHCGERVLGRDLTPIDGPGAGTRSVLPAR; encoded by the coding sequence ATGCGACGCACCAGCTTCGAGGACATGAACTGCTCCCTGGCCCAATGCCTGGAAGTGGTCGGCGAGTGGTGGACGCTGCTGATCGTGCGCGACGCGCTGTTCGGGGTGACCCGCTTCGAGGACTTCCGCGACCGCCTCGGCATCGCGCGCAACGTGCTCACCCAGCGCCTGGACGGCCTGGTCGAGCACGGCATCATGACCAGGGAGCCCTACCAGGACAACCCCGTGCGCTACGACTACCGGCTCACCGCCAAGGGGCGTTCCCTGTGGCAGGTGGTGACCGCGATGCGGCAGTGGGGCGACGAATGGGCCGCCCCCGACGGACCGCCGGTGGTGGCGGTGCATCGCGGCTGCGGTCAGGTCGCCACGGTGGAGCCAGTGTGTTCGCACTGCGGCGAGCGGGTCCTGGGCCGCGACCTGACCCCGATCGACGGTCCCGGCGCGGGCACCCGGTCGGTGCTTCCCGCGCGCTGA
- a CDS encoding fused (3R)-hydroxyacyl-ACP dehydratase subunits HadA/HadB, which produces MTSVVDAPDISSKVGHYYRVDDVYEVGREKIREYARAVQDFHPAHWDEEAAAALGYTGLVAPLTFVSIPAMAANRELFESVVVGYDMFVQTEQVFEQHKPIVAGDKLVVDVELSSIRRIAGKDLITVTNTFADESGEVVHIMHTTVVGITGEGVDPEITRAVENVMLHGVKVFGNGDAAQEGGETPLRPEGEIRLSAAGAARVPSTTLSFDELTVGAELPIREARLSRGDLVNYAGVSGDNNPIHWDESIAKMAGLPDVIAHGMLTMGLGAGFVSTWSGDPGAVTRYGVRLSSTTIVDRAAGGEIEFAGRVKSVDPETRSAVIAIVAKSGGRKIFGLATATLRFR; this is translated from the coding sequence GTGACTTCCGTGGTCGATGCCCCTGATATTTCGTCCAAGGTAGGGCATTACTACCGGGTGGACGACGTCTACGAGGTCGGTCGCGAGAAGATCCGCGAATACGCCCGCGCCGTGCAGGATTTCCACCCGGCGCACTGGGACGAGGAGGCCGCTGCCGCGCTCGGCTACACCGGCCTGGTCGCCCCGCTGACGTTCGTCTCCATCCCCGCCATGGCCGCCAACCGGGAGCTGTTCGAATCGGTTGTCGTCGGCTACGACATGTTCGTGCAGACCGAGCAGGTCTTCGAACAGCACAAGCCGATCGTCGCCGGTGACAAGCTGGTCGTCGACGTGGAGCTGTCCTCGATCCGCCGGATCGCGGGCAAAGACCTGATCACCGTCACCAACACCTTCGCCGACGAATCCGGAGAGGTGGTGCACATCATGCACACCACCGTCGTCGGCATCACCGGTGAGGGCGTCGACCCCGAGATCACCCGTGCCGTGGAGAACGTGATGCTGCACGGGGTCAAGGTGTTCGGCAACGGCGACGCCGCGCAGGAAGGCGGGGAGACGCCGCTGCGTCCGGAAGGCGAGATCCGGCTCTCGGCCGCGGGCGCCGCCCGGGTGCCGAGCACGACGCTGTCGTTCGACGAACTGACCGTGGGCGCGGAACTGCCGATCCGCGAGGCGCGGCTCTCGCGCGGTGATCTGGTGAACTACGCCGGCGTCTCCGGCGACAACAACCCGATCCACTGGGACGAGAGCATCGCCAAGATGGCGGGCCTGCCCGATGTGATCGCCCACGGCATGCTCACCATGGGCCTGGGCGCCGGTTTCGTGTCCACCTGGTCGGGCGACCCGGGCGCGGTCACCCGCTACGGTGTGCGGCTGTCGAGCACCACGATCGTCGATCGCGCGGCCGGCGGCGAGATCGAGTTCGCCGGCCGGGTGAAGTCGGTCGACCCCGAGACCCGGTCGGCCGTGATCGCCATCGTCGCGAAGTCCGGTGGCCGCAAGATCTTCGGATTGGCCACCGCCACACTGCGTTTCCGCTGA
- a CDS encoding molybdopterin oxidoreductase family protein yields the protein MSNRTIARQCTLCEAHCGILVTVEDEQVTRIEGNPDDVLSRGYICPKATAMGGLHHDPDRLRTPVRRVGDTFEPIGWDEAFREIGQRLRAVRAEHGPSAVGMYMGNPAAHSSSVLYGVLLRIALLTRNFFSASSIDQFPQEFVAWRMFGANVLMPVADIDNTDRLVVLGANPAVSNGSITTMPGAKLRIRDVRKRGGTVVVIDPRRTETARLADEHVAVRPGGDVYLLLGMLHVLVTEGLCDERAVRFQCAGWTELSGLVATTAPELMAPLAGVDADTIRRLARDHAAASSAVLYARIGVCLQTTGVLTHWLVNVVNAVTGNLDRVGGQMFATPPVDAARFGKYLPMGYGAWTDRSGTHKSFRGELPVAALAQDILAEGPDRIRAMITYAGNPVLSTPQGGKLDEALASLDFYVAVDMYVTETTRHADIILPPVSPLEREELNILFPVFSVRNNARFDAAVFEPAPDAFEDWQILARLVAELVPLPARRLTGRVLTGLLDQLSPLRLTAAAVATGPHGVLRRGRKGLTISKIRAAAGGIDLGPLVPRLAKLIGTKDRKVQLTPPDFVTALRELLATDATPATGYDLQLIGRRHLRSNNSWLHNIPSMMKGRDRCTVLMHPTDAAHRGLTDGHQARVESAVGAILLPVEISDDIRSGVVAIPHGWGHGEPGVGWTVAAAQPGVNVNLLHDPTRTDPLSGTAAVNNTWVRVSPVATSTSADTDAKIADPVGI from the coding sequence GTGAGCAACAGAACGATTGCCCGGCAGTGCACGCTGTGCGAGGCGCACTGCGGAATTCTGGTGACGGTCGAGGACGAACAGGTCACCAGGATCGAAGGCAACCCCGACGACGTCCTGTCGCGGGGCTACATCTGCCCGAAGGCGACCGCCATGGGCGGCCTGCACCACGACCCCGACCGCCTGCGCACCCCGGTCCGCCGCGTCGGCGACACCTTCGAACCGATCGGCTGGGACGAGGCGTTCCGCGAGATCGGGCAGCGCTTGCGGGCGGTGCGGGCCGAACACGGGCCCAGCGCCGTCGGAATGTACATGGGCAACCCCGCCGCGCACAGTTCCTCGGTGCTCTACGGCGTGCTGCTGCGCATCGCGCTGCTCACCCGCAACTTCTTCTCCGCGTCCTCCATCGATCAGTTCCCGCAGGAGTTCGTGGCCTGGCGGATGTTCGGCGCCAATGTGCTCATGCCGGTCGCCGATATCGACAACACCGACCGGCTGGTGGTGCTCGGCGCCAACCCGGCGGTGTCCAACGGCTCGATCACCACCATGCCCGGAGCGAAACTGCGGATCCGCGACGTGCGCAAACGCGGCGGCACCGTCGTCGTGATCGATCCACGCCGCACCGAGACCGCGCGCCTGGCCGACGAACACGTCGCGGTGCGCCCCGGCGGTGATGTGTACCTGCTGCTGGGGATGCTGCACGTGCTGGTCACCGAAGGACTCTGCGACGAGCGGGCCGTGCGCTTCCAGTGCGCGGGCTGGACCGAACTGTCGGGCCTGGTCGCCACCACCGCACCGGAGCTGATGGCCCCGCTCGCCGGGGTCGACGCCGACACCATCCGCCGCCTGGCCCGCGACCACGCCGCCGCCTCGTCGGCCGTGTTGTACGCGCGCATCGGGGTGTGCCTGCAGACCACCGGGGTGCTCACGCACTGGCTGGTCAACGTCGTCAACGCCGTCACCGGCAACCTGGACCGGGTGGGCGGGCAGATGTTCGCGACCCCGCCCGTGGACGCCGCCCGCTTCGGGAAATACCTGCCCATGGGCTACGGCGCATGGACCGACCGATCCGGCACCCACAAATCCTTCCGCGGTGAACTGCCCGTCGCGGCCCTCGCCCAGGACATCCTCGCCGAGGGCCCCGACCGGATCCGGGCGATGATCACCTACGCCGGCAATCCGGTGCTGTCCACGCCGCAGGGCGGCAAGCTCGACGAAGCGCTGGCATCGCTGGACTTCTACGTCGCCGTCGACATGTATGTCACCGAGACCACCCGCCACGCCGACATCATCCTGCCGCCGGTCTCCCCGCTGGAACGCGAGGAACTCAACATCCTGTTCCCGGTGTTCAGCGTCCGCAACAACGCCCGTTTCGACGCCGCGGTGTTCGAGCCGGCCCCCGACGCGTTCGAGGACTGGCAGATCCTGGCCCGGCTGGTGGCCGAACTGGTCCCGCTGCCCGCGCGCCGCCTCACCGGCCGCGTGCTCACCGGCCTGCTCGACCAGCTCAGCCCCCTGCGGCTGACCGCGGCCGCGGTCGCCACCGGCCCGCACGGCGTGCTGCGCCGCGGCCGGAAAGGCTTGACCATCAGCAAGATCCGCGCGGCCGCCGGTGGTATCGACCTGGGCCCGCTGGTGCCGCGACTGGCAAAGCTGATCGGCACCAAGGACCGCAAGGTCCAGCTGACACCACCGGACTTCGTGACCGCGCTGCGCGAACTCCTCGCCACCGACGCGACCCCGGCCACCGGCTACGACCTGCAGCTGATCGGACGCCGCCACCTGCGCAGCAACAACTCGTGGCTGCACAACATCCCGTCGATGATGAAGGGCCGCGACCGCTGCACCGTCCTCATGCACCCCACCGACGCCGCCCATCGCGGCCTCACCGACGGCCACCAGGCCCGGGTGGAATCCGCGGTCGGCGCGATCCTGCTGCCGGTGGAGATCAGCGACGACATCCGCAGCGGCGTGGTGGCGATCCCGCACGGCTGGGGTCACGGCGAACCCGGTGTCGGCTGGACCGTGGCGGCCGCGCAACCGGGCGTCAATGTCAACCTGCTGCACGACCCCACCCGGACCGATCCCCTCAGCGGCACGGCGGCGGTCAACAACACCTGGGTGCGGGTGAGCCCTGTCGCCACCTCCACCTCGGCCGACACGGACGCGAAGATCGCCGACCCGGTCGGCATCTGA
- a CDS encoding ribonuclease Z, with amino-acid sequence MSTRELVVLGTAGAVPTRRRNHNGYLLRWDGRGVLFDPGEGIQRQMSRAGASATELHWVCVTHLHGDHCLGVPGVIQRLGRDGVPHAVHAVFPAEGARYWERLKYASSYHDEPHLVEHPVSGAGETLPAEGFTVTALPLAHSIPTFGYRIAEPDGRTFLPEKLREHGISGAAIRELAGPLLAECTTTRPGQKVAFVMDTGLCDNVFALADGVDMLVIESTFLDSETEQAADRGHLTARQAGEVARACGVRTLVLTHFSERYGESDDPLFLEQAGFPDAVLAHDLDRIPLPPRRMPGVN; translated from the coding sequence ATGTCGACGCGTGAACTGGTGGTGCTCGGAACGGCCGGAGCTGTGCCGACCCGGCGCCGCAATCACAACGGGTATCTGCTGCGCTGGGACGGTCGCGGGGTGCTGTTCGATCCCGGGGAGGGGATTCAACGGCAGATGTCGCGGGCCGGTGCGTCGGCGACCGAACTGCACTGGGTGTGTGTCACGCACTTGCACGGAGACCATTGCCTCGGGGTGCCCGGAGTGATCCAGCGTCTGGGCCGCGACGGGGTACCGCACGCGGTGCACGCCGTGTTCCCCGCGGAGGGGGCCCGGTATTGGGAGCGGCTGAAGTACGCGAGCAGCTATCACGACGAGCCGCACCTGGTGGAGCATCCGGTGAGCGGGGCCGGAGAGACCTTGCCCGCCGAGGGATTCACGGTGACCGCGCTGCCGCTCGCGCACAGCATCCCGACCTTCGGGTACCGCATCGCCGAGCCGGACGGGCGCACCTTCCTGCCCGAGAAGCTCCGCGAGCACGGCATCTCGGGGGCCGCCATCCGGGAACTGGCCGGGCCGCTGCTCGCGGAGTGCACGACGACGCGACCGGGCCAAAAGGTGGCCTTCGTGATGGATACCGGGCTGTGCGACAACGTGTTCGCCCTCGCCGACGGGGTGGACATGCTCGTCATCGAATCGACATTCCTGGACTCCGAGACCGAACAGGCCGCCGATCGCGGGCACCTCACGGCCCGGCAGGCCGGTGAAGTGGCGCGGGCCTGCGGGGTGCGCACCCTGGTACTGACCCATTTCTCCGAACGCTACGGCGAATCCGACGATCCACTGTTCCTGGAACAGGCCGGCTTCCCCGACGCTGTGCTGGCCCACGACCTGGACCGCATCCCGCTGCCGCCGCGCCGTATGCCCGGGGTGAACTAG